In one window of Anaerolineae bacterium DNA:
- a CDS encoding sigma 54-interacting transcriptional regulator, whose protein sequence is MTKPQRTVKLDEITTEIILESISDGVFTIDHNWQITSFNHAAEEITGISRKEAIGRHCWEVFRSNMCEGDCALKRTMKEGKSFVSTSTHIINSEKKRIPITASTSLLKDKKGEILGGVETFRDHSLVEELRKELSARFQMGDMVSSSTAMKKIFNILPQVSESDSTVLIEGETGTGKELAARAIHNLSHRKNEPFVAINCGALPDTLLESELFGYKAGAFTNAVKNKPGHFALAEGGTIFLDEIGDTSPAFQIRLLRVIEEREFQPLGAVKKVKANVRIIAATNQNLSEMVDKGAFRQDLFYRINVVLLKLPPLRERMGDIPLLVERFIGKLNRIRGKAVTGIDQEALEALMHYDFPGNIRELENIIEHAFVLCMVGKIQLRHMPINLSLQSLAADKHATEHDTLKSAEIKIIADVLKRNNYNRKAAAKDLGMHKSTLFRKINKLGIVLPKIDGRSDRK, encoded by the coding sequence ATGACAAAACCACAAAGAACTGTAAAACTGGATGAAATCACAACGGAAATTATTCTTGAAAGTATATCCGATGGTGTTTTTACGATAGACCACAACTGGCAAATCACCTCGTTCAACCACGCCGCTGAGGAGATAACCGGGATTTCCCGAAAGGAAGCAATCGGGAGGCACTGCTGGGAAGTTTTTCGTTCAAACATGTGTGAAGGTGATTGCGCCTTAAAAAGAACGATGAAAGAAGGCAAATCGTTTGTCAGTACGTCTACCCATATTATTAACAGTGAAAAAAAACGCATCCCCATCACGGCATCCACCTCCCTTTTAAAAGATAAAAAAGGAGAAATCCTTGGCGGGGTCGAGACATTCCGGGACCATAGTCTCGTGGAAGAATTACGGAAGGAGCTTTCCGCTCGTTTTCAGATGGGGGATATGGTAAGCAGCAGCACGGCGATGAAAAAAATTTTTAATATCCTGCCGCAGGTGTCTGAAAGTGACAGCACGGTACTTATTGAGGGAGAAACAGGCACCGGCAAAGAGCTGGCGGCAAGGGCAATCCACAATTTAAGCCACCGTAAAAATGAGCCTTTCGTTGCCATTAACTGTGGCGCCCTCCCGGACACGCTGCTTGAGTCAGAGCTTTTCGGCTACAAGGCCGGCGCCTTTACCAATGCGGTCAAAAACAAACCGGGACACTTTGCCCTGGCGGAAGGCGGCACGATCTTTCTTGATGAAATCGGGGACACCAGCCCCGCATTTCAGATCAGGCTTCTGAGGGTCATTGAAGAAAGAGAATTTCAACCCTTAGGTGCTGTAAAAAAAGTAAAGGCGAATGTCAGAATTATCGCCGCAACCAATCAAAACCTTTCTGAGATGGTGGACAAGGGTGCGTTTCGTCAGGATCTCTTTTACCGCATCAATGTGGTACTGCTGAAACTCCCCCCGCTTCGGGAACGGATGGGAGACATCCCGCTTCTTGTCGAGCGATTTATCGGCAAGTTAAACAGAATTCGCGGAAAGGCCGTAACCGGTATTGATCAGGAGGCGCTTGAAGCGCTTATGCACTATGATTTCCCCGGTAATATCAGGGAGCTGGAAAATATTATCGAGCATGCCTTTGTGCTGTGCATGGTGGGAAAAATTCAGTTGCGACATATGCCGATCAACCTGTCTTTGCAATCTCTGGCTGCGGATAAACATGCAACAGAACATGATACTTTAAAATCAGCGGAAATAAAGATCATAGCGGATGTACTGAAACGGAACAACTATAACCGCAAGGCTGCGGCCAAAGATCTCGGAATGCATAAAAGCACGCTTTTCCGAAAGATCAATAAGCTGGGGATAGTTCTTCCAAAAATTGACGGGCGCTCCGACCGAAAATAA
- a CDS encoding NifB/NifX family molybdenum-iron cluster-binding protein, with protein sequence MKNGRIAVPSNGQGGLDGTRAGHFGHCEVFTFIDVENGEIKNVSTLQNQEHVQGGCMVPVNLLAEHKVNALVVGGIGMRPLMGFRQVGIDVYYDGERADIRPVVEDLIADELQIIANDQVCGGGGTNPA encoded by the coding sequence ATGAAAAACGGAAGAATTGCAGTTCCATCCAACGGACAGGGGGGTCTTGACGGAACCAGGGCAGGACATTTCGGTCATTGTGAAGTGTTTACTTTTATTGATGTGGAAAACGGAGAAATAAAAAATGTTTCAACACTGCAGAACCAGGAACATGTCCAGGGCGGATGCATGGTTCCTGTCAACCTGCTGGCAGAACATAAAGTTAACGCTCTCGTCGTCGGAGGAATCGGCATGCGACCGCTTATGGGGTTCAGGCAGGTGGGTATTGATGTCTATTATGATGGTGAACGGGCTGACATAAGGCCTGTGGTTGAAGATCTTATCGCAGACGAACTGCAAATTATTGCAAACGACCAGGTTTGCGGTGGTGGTGGAACGAATCCGGCCTAA
- the feoB gene encoding ferrous iron transport protein B, which produces MHKKSITIALAGNPNSGKTTIFNNITGTRQKVGNWPGVTVEKKEGIVSKYGYDLKIVDLPGTYSLTPFSIEEIIARDFVLEECPDVVIDIIDASNLERSLYLATQLREIDCRVIFALNMADVVRAHGTRIDAEKLSELLDLPVVFTVGNKNEGIDTLLKKAIELAGSTAEIQQKRKVKYSKDIENAIVKLQDFIENKVEVKPGYNLRWTAIKLLENDKIVMERIFRKAEGKGDDLLQEVKTLRAHLMDRFNDDPEIVMTDERYGFIAGIVKETLTSSSQNRVDISRNIDLVLTNRHFGFPIFIVFIWAMFQLTFSLGAYPMEWIDRGVTILAIGLNSLLPDSVLKDLIINGIIPGVGSVIIFLPNILILFFFIAIFEDTGYMARAAFLMDRIMHVIGLHGKSFIPMLMGFGCNVPAVIASRTLESEKDRILTILITPFMSCSAKLPIYIVLAGAFFSAKAGTVIFAVYLVGIIVSFVSGRLFRATLLKGADAPFVMELPPYRAPMISSLLIHMWDRGKMFLKKMGGVILVGSIIIWALSAFPGNIRYSLDYASEIVRVEALYEAEITAAGKSERDVIEKKKDAAIAKLIMARRAEKTEKSFMGKIGKSIAPLFAPLGIDWRGSVALLTGVVAKEIVVSSMGILYAVEKEPDALQSALVKSNMTPLSAFSMMLFVLLYLPCIATMGTIWRETGGFKWMLFSLLYSTSLAWIVCFCVYQGGKIIGIN; this is translated from the coding sequence ATGCATAAAAAGAGTATAACTATAGCTCTTGCAGGCAACCCGAATTCAGGCAAGACAACAATATTTAACAATATTACCGGAACCAGGCAGAAGGTTGGAAACTGGCCCGGGGTAACGGTTGAAAAAAAAGAGGGGATAGTCAGCAAATACGGTTATGATCTTAAAATTGTCGATCTTCCGGGAACTTACAGTTTAACGCCATTTTCCATTGAGGAGATAATTGCAAGGGATTTTGTCCTTGAAGAATGTCCGGATGTGGTAATCGATATTATTGATGCATCCAACCTGGAACGAAGCCTTTATCTCGCAACACAGTTAAGAGAAATCGATTGCAGGGTTATATTTGCCCTTAATATGGCGGATGTTGTCCGGGCACATGGGACCAGAATCGATGCTGAAAAGCTTTCCGAACTGCTTGATCTGCCTGTAGTATTTACTGTGGGCAATAAAAATGAGGGGATTGATACACTGTTAAAAAAGGCTATTGAGCTGGCCGGGTCAACAGCAGAAATCCAGCAAAAACGGAAGGTCAAATACAGCAAGGATATTGAAAATGCGATTGTTAAGCTTCAAGATTTTATTGAAAATAAAGTTGAAGTAAAGCCCGGCTATAATTTGAGATGGACAGCAATAAAACTGCTTGAAAATGATAAAATCGTAATGGAACGGATTTTCCGGAAGGCAGAGGGCAAAGGAGATGATTTGCTTCAGGAGGTTAAAACGCTTCGCGCGCACCTCATGGATCGTTTTAATGATGATCCTGAAATAGTTATGACCGATGAACGGTATGGTTTTATTGCCGGAATAGTAAAGGAGACGCTTACAAGTTCATCGCAAAATCGTGTTGATATATCCAGAAATATCGACCTTGTTTTAACGAACCGGCATTTCGGGTTTCCTATCTTTATTGTATTTATCTGGGCCATGTTTCAGCTTACCTTTTCCCTGGGAGCCTATCCAATGGAGTGGATTGACAGGGGGGTTACTATTCTTGCCATAGGGCTGAACAGCCTGCTCCCGGACTCTGTTTTGAAAGATCTCATTATAAATGGAATAATTCCCGGAGTAGGGAGCGTTATAATCTTTTTGCCGAATATTTTAATCCTTTTTTTCTTTATAGCCATCTTTGAAGATACAGGCTATATGGCAAGAGCGGCTTTTCTGATGGACAGAATAATGCATGTTATCGGTCTTCACGGAAAGTCTTTTATACCGATGCTTATGGGCTTTGGCTGCAATGTTCCTGCCGTAATAGCCTCCCGGACTCTTGAGAGTGAAAAGGACCGCATTCTTACAATTCTTATTACCCCCTTTATGTCCTGCTCGGCTAAACTACCTATTTATATAGTTCTTGCAGGCGCCTTTTTCAGCGCAAAGGCCGGCACGGTAATATTTGCAGTTTATCTTGTCGGAATAATAGTTTCCTTTGTATCCGGACGATTGTTCAGGGCCACTCTGTTAAAAGGGGCTGATGCTCCGTTTGTAATGGAGCTGCCTCCATACAGGGCTCCCATGATCAGCAGCCTTTTGATTCACATGTGGGACCGCGGCAAGATGTTTTTAAAGAAGATGGGAGGCGTGATACTTGTTGGTTCAATTATTATCTGGGCACTTTCGGCATTTCCCGGGAACATACGATATTCTTTAGATTATGCATCAGAAATTGTCAGGGTAGAAGCTTTATATGAGGCGGAAATTACGGCTGCCGGTAAATCTGAAAGAGATGTGATTGAGAAAAAAAAGGATGCGGCCATAGCAAAGCTTATAATGGCCCGGAGAGCGGAAAAGACGGAAAAATCTTTTATGGGGAAAATCGGCAAGAGCATTGCTCCTCTGTTTGCGCCTCTTGGAATAGACTGGCGCGGAAGTGTGGCGCTTCTTACCGGTGTTGTGGCCAAGGAAATCGTTGTCAGCTCAATGGGCATACTTTATGCTGTTGAAAAAGAGCCTGATGCTCTTCAGAGCGCTCTTGTCAAATCCAACATGACCCCTCTTTCCGCTTTTTCAATGATGCTTTTTGTTCTTTTGTATCTTCCATGTATTGCCACAATGGGAACCATCTGGCGGGAAACAGGGGGCTTTAAGTGGATGCTTTTCTCTCTTCTGTACAGCACGTCTCTTGCATGGATTGTGTGTTTTTGTGTGTATCAGGGAGGAAAGATTATAGGGATTAACTAA
- a CDS encoding SH3 domain-containing protein, with translation MKYIVAAIIFFIIFSGIALAERLTVESSVANIRSGPGSDYDILWKVEKYYPIVIIKKSGPWYFFRDFEEDEGWVHKSLVNKTPSVITKNVKCNIRSGPGLNYKILFYVEKGISFKVIKQKGKWINIQHADGDSGWIHQSLVW, from the coding sequence TTGAAATATATAGTTGCAGCGATAATTTTTTTTATAATATTTAGCGGCATTGCCCTGGCTGAACGCTTAACTGTGGAATCGTCAGTCGCCAACATACGTTCCGGGCCGGGCAGTGATTATGATATCTTATGGAAGGTTGAAAAATATTATCCCATTGTAATTATAAAAAAATCAGGGCCATGGTACTTTTTTCGTGATTTTGAAGAGGATGAAGGGTGGGTGCATAAATCACTTGTCAATAAAACTCCCTCTGTTATCACAAAGAATGTAAAGTGCAACATCCGGTCAGGGCCGGGCTTAAACTATAAGATATTATTTTATGTTGAGAAAGGAATTTCGTTTAAGGTTATTAAACAAAAAGGCAAGTGGATTAATATTCAGCATGCTGATGGAGACAGCGGGTGGATCCACCAGTCTTTGGTCTGGTGA
- a CDS encoding ATP-binding protein — MIISIASGKGGTGKTTVATNLALSLESGVQLLDCDVEEPNCHLFLNPLIEETITVFTPVPEIDEDKCTFCRKCVDICRFKVIAIVGETVLTFPELCHSCGGCMVVCPEDAITETGRELGVIEKGSLNNIDFVHGRLRIGEAMSPPLIKKVRSFARSDKINIIDAPPGTSCPVIAAMKNTDFVLLVTEPTPFGLHDLKLALEAVKILGIPHGLVINRSDIGDSRVQEYAGQENLPILMEIPFDRRIAEAYSRGRPIVEEMPEWKEKFLKLYSQVEKLVGQRK, encoded by the coding sequence ATGATTATAAGTATTGCAAGCGGAAAAGGTGGAACAGGCAAGACAACCGTGGCCACAAATCTGGCGCTTTCACTTGAATCCGGTGTTCAACTGCTGGATTGTGATGTGGAAGAACCCAATTGCCATCTCTTTTTAAATCCACTAATTGAAGAAACCATAACTGTTTTTACACCTGTGCCTGAAATCGATGAGGATAAATGTACTTTCTGCCGGAAATGCGTTGATATTTGCCGGTTCAAGGTTATCGCCATAGTCGGAGAAACCGTTCTCACGTTTCCGGAACTGTGTCACAGTTGCGGCGGTTGTATGGTGGTATGTCCTGAAGATGCCATAACCGAAACCGGCCGTGAACTCGGTGTAATTGAAAAAGGCAGTCTAAATAATATCGATTTTGTGCATGGACGTCTCAGGATTGGTGAAGCAATGTCCCCTCCCCTGATCAAAAAAGTCAGATCCTTTGCCCGGTCTGATAAAATCAATATTATTGATGCGCCTCCGGGTACGTCATGCCCGGTTATTGCCGCCATGAAAAACACTGATTTTGTTTTATTGGTAACCGAGCCCACGCCTTTCGGTCTCCATGACCTGAAACTGGCGCTTGAGGCGGTTAAAATTTTGGGCATTCCCCACGGTCTGGTCATTAACCGTTCAGATATCGGTGACAGCCGGGTACAAGAGTATGCCGGGCAGGAAAACCTGCCGATTTTGATGGAGATTCCCTTTGACCGGCGAATCGCTGAAGCCTATTCAAGGGGGAGGCCTATTGTGGAAGAGATGCCTGAGTGGAAAGAGAAATTTCTAAAATTATACAGTCAGGTTGAAAAACTGGTTGGGCAAAGGAAATGA
- a CDS encoding aminoglycoside phosphotransferase family protein, producing the protein METIPVKLESLKEYLEERFGGKLEILRVKKLGTFTDTIKKLGYGDTFLVTFSKEGRDRSVVFSTMRKDKYGHQYLWDRANVLMFQYDAGQRLPKHAHPLDIGYFNLEGLARSVRDANIYFLLTEKVEGTDYYLDLKRLKNEPLRDLDMERARALGEYLADIHSQKKDEPDLYTRKIRELIGHGECIMGIIDGYPENYDFSPGTAFCDIEKLCVEWRWKLKQYTHRLCREHGDFHPWNIKFRKGTDFSTFDRSRGEYGEAADDVSTLSINYLLYSLLKHGKLDGHYKKLHDIYMTTYLEKTKDQEIFKIIQPFYAFRCLVIASPEWYPNHPADIRKKLFNFTRNILATETVDINEINRYLE; encoded by the coding sequence ATGGAAACAATACCTGTCAAGCTCGAATCGCTAAAGGAATACCTTGAAGAACGTTTTGGCGGAAAACTTGAAATTCTTAGAGTCAAAAAGCTTGGGACCTTTACTGATACAATAAAAAAGTTAGGATATGGCGACACATTTCTGGTTACCTTTAGCAAAGAAGGTCGAGATAGATCGGTGGTGTTTTCTACAATGCGAAAGGATAAATACGGCCACCAGTATCTGTGGGACCGGGCTAATGTTTTGATGTTTCAGTATGATGCCGGCCAACGCCTTCCTAAACATGCTCATCCCCTTGATATCGGATACTTTAACCTCGAAGGGCTGGCTCGTTCTGTTCGTGATGCAAATATCTATTTTCTGCTGACGGAAAAGGTCGAGGGAACCGATTATTATTTGGATTTAAAACGCCTTAAAAATGAGCCTCTAAGAGATCTTGATATGGAAAGAGCAAGGGCGCTTGGCGAGTATCTGGCAGATATTCACAGCCAAAAAAAAGATGAACCGGACCTTTATACAAGAAAAATTAGAGAGCTTATAGGGCATGGCGAATGCATAATGGGTATTATCGATGGATATCCGGAAAATTACGATTTTTCCCCAGGCACTGCTTTTTGTGATATTGAAAAACTTTGTGTTGAATGGCGCTGGAAGCTAAAACAGTATACCCACCGCCTTTGCCGTGAACACGGAGATTTTCACCCATGGAATATAAAATTTAGAAAAGGAACGGATTTTTCTACATTTGACAGAAGCAGAGGAGAATACGGAGAGGCAGCAGATGATGTTTCCACATTGAGTATCAATTATCTGCTCTATTCTCTCCTGAAGCACGGCAAATTAGATGGTCACTACAAAAAACTGCACGATATTTATATGACTACATATTTGGAAAAGACAAAAGATCAGGAAATCTTTAAAATCATACAACCTTTTTATGCTTTCAGATGTCTTGTAATAGCCTCCCCTGAATGGTATCCAAATCATCCTGCAGATATACGCAAAAAACTTTTTAACTTCACAAGAAATATTTTGGCAACAGAAACAGTGGATATAAATGAAATCAACCGATACCTCGAATAG
- a CDS encoding zinc ribbon domain-containing protein codes for MPIYEFKCLKCQEYFELLVMGQDEESELRCPKCKSEEFERIISTTNYSMSSGSGKGQEGGVKTRQCSSGSCTTYDIPGLSR; via the coding sequence ATGCCGATATATGAATTTAAATGTTTAAAATGCCAGGAATATTTTGAGCTGCTTGTAATGGGTCAGGATGAAGAGAGCGAGCTTAGATGTCCTAAATGTAAGTCCGAGGAATTTGAGCGAATTATCAGCACAACCAACTATTCCATGAGCAGTGGTTCAGGCAAAGGTCAAGAGGGGGGCGTTAAGACAAGGCAATGTTCATCCGGCTCCTGCACTACCTATGATATACCGGGGCTGAGCAGGTAG
- a CDS encoding tetratricopeptide repeat protein, whose amino-acid sequence MAKKKITRKQLIKGPDEFISLSSRLLESAIKYKVQISFVLGVIALLIIVVSGIRYFSNKAENRAFALLDQAITGYNFILKDNGPEKAYQDFGQNFDFIIKKYSRRDAAKLAGLIYANICYNAGDYEKATALYDKSLKDFKNHPSIETFILSGTGYNHEEKKDYKAAVNCFEMIVAQSGTIMKDDALFNLGRLYAAMGENEKSIAAFKKIISDHTDSIYIEIASERVSG is encoded by the coding sequence ATGGCTAAGAAAAAGATAACGAGAAAACAACTGATAAAAGGACCGGATGAATTTATAAGCCTTTCATCCAGATTATTAGAATCCGCGATAAAATATAAGGTTCAAATATCATTTGTCCTTGGTGTAATTGCATTGCTTATAATTGTTGTTTCAGGGATTCGGTATTTTTCAAATAAAGCCGAAAACAGGGCATTCGCCTTGCTGGACCAGGCTATAACCGGATATAATTTTATTTTAAAGGATAATGGACCTGAAAAGGCTTACCAGGATTTTGGGCAGAATTTTGATTTTATTATAAAAAAATATTCAAGAAGAGATGCCGCAAAACTTGCAGGGCTTATATATGCCAATATTTGTTACAATGCGGGAGATTATGAAAAGGCAACAGCCTTATATGATAAATCTTTAAAAGACTTTAAAAATCACCCATCGATTGAAACATTTATTCTAAGCGGAACAGGTTACAATCATGAAGAAAAAAAAGATTACAAGGCCGCAGTGAACTGTTTTGAAATGATTGTTGCGCAATCAGGCACTATAATGAAAGATGATGCTCTTTTCAATCTGGGCCGGCTTTATGCGGCAATGGGTGAGAACGAGAAAAGCATAGCTGCTTTTAAGAAGATTATTTCCGACCATACTGATTCAATCTATATTGAGATCGCAAGCGAAAGGGTAAGCGGTTGA
- a CDS encoding response regulator, translated as MIHILLVSSDKDFFTDLASNMEKNVNLSISRAVSGVNALSMISVNSFELVVTDESLSDMTGLKFVEKLVSTNPMINCAAVSSLSSEDFHAASEGLGILMQLPPRPDKIHAENLLQYLKNILSITNRTG; from the coding sequence ATGATACATATATTACTGGTAAGTTCTGATAAAGATTTTTTTACCGATTTAGCATCAAACATGGAAAAAAATGTCAATTTGAGCATTTCACGGGCAGTGTCCGGCGTCAATGCCCTCTCCATGATTTCAGTTAATAGCTTTGAACTGGTAGTGACTGATGAATCACTTTCCGACATGACCGGTCTTAAATTCGTGGAAAAACTGGTTTCAACAAATCCGATGATCAATTGTGCCGCAGTCAGTTCTCTTTCATCCGAGGATTTTCATGCAGCAAGCGAGGGGCTTGGTATTCTTATGCAACTGCCGCCCCGGCCGGATAAAATTCATGCAGAAAATCTGTTGCAGTACCTTAAGAATATTTTAAGCATTACAAACAGAACAGGCTGA
- a CDS encoding FeoA family protein: protein MLLSEMKKGQSGIISGMGGNGILQRRIREMGILKGTRVYVEKYAPLKDPLELIVKGYHISLRVEEAAQITVDDVKQDSL from the coding sequence ATGCTGCTGAGTGAAATGAAGAAGGGGCAAAGCGGAATAATATCCGGCATGGGCGGTAATGGCATCTTGCAAAGAAGGATAAGAGAGATGGGCATTCTTAAGGGAACCCGGGTGTATGTTGAAAAATATGCGCCCCTTAAAGATCCGCTTGAATTGATAGTTAAAGGCTATCATATATCCCTTCGCGTTGAAGAGGCTGCCCAAATAACGGTCGATGATGTTAAACAGGATTCTTTGTAA
- a CDS encoding P-loop NTPase has translation MRELVVLSGKGGTGKTSLTAAFASLSKNSVLCDADVDASDLHLLMAPDIKQRTYFKGGGIAVINPDQCTGCGLCMEVCRFDAVKEGFKVDEIECEGCGVCVDLCPERAIDFPIKTCGEWYISETRFGPMVHARLGIAEENSGKLVVLVRQEAKKLAESKNIDLILTDGPPGIGCPVIASLGGATALIIVAEPTVSGLHDMERVTQLAANFKVPCMVCVNKADLNPEQAEAIEKLARKKNLSVLGRIPFDPVFTESMIQGKNIIEYKNDSKISLIVREIWNQIMTSPAMNKKE, from the coding sequence ATGAGAGAACTGGTGGTTTTAAGCGGCAAAGGCGGTACCGGAAAAACAAGTTTGACAGCTGCTTTTGCGTCTCTGTCAAAAAACAGTGTTCTGTGCGATGCGGATGTAGATGCCTCAGACCTCCATCTGCTGATGGCCCCTGATATCAAACAACGCACCTATTTTAAGGGCGGCGGCATTGCGGTCATTAATCCGGATCAATGCACCGGGTGCGGTCTCTGTATGGAAGTTTGCCGGTTTGATGCTGTTAAAGAAGGTTTTAAGGTTGATGAAATTGAATGCGAAGGCTGCGGGGTCTGTGTGGATCTCTGCCCTGAACGGGCAATCGATTTTCCGATCAAAACATGCGGAGAATGGTACATTTCAGAAACACGGTTTGGCCCGATGGTTCATGCAAGACTCGGCATTGCTGAAGAAAATTCCGGCAAGCTGGTTGTTCTTGTCAGGCAGGAGGCAAAAAAGCTCGCTGAAAGTAAAAATATCGACCTGATCCTTACCGATGGCCCGCCAGGCATAGGGTGTCCTGTTATCGCTTCACTCGGCGGTGCTACCGCTCTGATTATTGTAGCTGAGCCCACGGTTTCCGGGCTGCATGATATGGAACGGGTCACGCAGCTTGCAGCCAATTTTAAAGTGCCGTGCATGGTATGCGTTAACAAGGCTGATTTGAATCCTGAGCAGGCAGAGGCGATTGAAAAACTGGCCCGAAAGAAAAACCTGTCGGTTCTCGGTCGTATTCCGTTTGACCCTGTTTTTACAGAATCTATGATTCAGGGTAAAAATATCATTGAATATAAAAATGACTCAAAGATCAGTCTGATCGTCAGAGAGATATGGAACCAAATTATGACATCACCGGCCATGAACAAAAAGGAATAA
- a CDS encoding transcriptional repressor, translating into MKQIHSQEKQQFKKLFKQELIDNFEDRFKVLEVFLKTEQHVTIGELVQILEDQGFHFEPDFVRDTIKLMCRFGFAQANRFDSGLVRYEHRHLCRHHDHMICTKCGRIIEFHDKRLELLQIQIAENYDFHILQHKMEIYGICPQCLKERKQTIPLVMAKQGEQLVIKDFTGGTGARMRLLSMGLKIGDTIDVITNIGKGQVVIAIDCNRYVLGRGLSQKILCCLV; encoded by the coding sequence ATGAAACAGATCCACAGTCAGGAAAAGCAGCAGTTTAAAAAGCTTTTTAAGCAGGAGCTTATTGATAATTTTGAGGACAGATTCAAGGTTCTTGAAGTTTTTTTGAAAACAGAACAGCATGTTACCATCGGCGAACTGGTTCAGATTCTTGAGGACCAGGGATTTCATTTTGAGCCCGATTTTGTAAGAGACACCATCAAGCTTATGTGCCGCTTTGGTTTTGCTCAGGCAAACAGGTTCGACAGCGGGCTTGTGAGGTATGAGCACAGACATTTATGCCGGCACCATGATCATATGATCTGCACAAAATGTGGAAGAATTATTGAATTTCACGACAAGCGGCTTGAGCTTTTACAGATACAGATAGCTGAAAATTACGATTTTCACATACTCCAGCACAAGATGGAGATTTACGGTATATGCCCTCAGTGTCTTAAAGAGCGAAAACAGACAATACCACTTGTTATGGCTAAACAGGGTGAACAGCTTGTTATCAAAGATTTTACAGGCGGCACAGGCGCACGCATGCGTTTATTGTCAATGGGTTTGAAGATCGGGGATACAATAGATGTGATTACCAATATCGGCAAGGGGCAGGTGGTTATTGCAATAGATTGCAACCGTTACGTGTTGGGGCGCGGCCTGTCGCAAAAAATACTTTGTTGCCTGGTTTAG
- a CDS encoding adenylyl-sulfate kinase translates to MKSTDTSNRAWAVWFTGLPGSGKSKLSQLVFEMLIDNGITCERVEMDAIRKQYVQNPEYTDKERDFVYEKLVDFATERVQNGINVVIDATAHKRSYRETARKKIKRFIEVMVRCPLSICIKRESKREKGLVAAQMYRRALERKEKGVQFKDLGPVIGVDVLYEENPEAEIIIDNGTGTAMDNALKVKEAIRQYITVHG, encoded by the coding sequence ATGAAATCAACCGATACCTCGAATAGAGCATGGGCTGTCTGGTTTACAGGACTTCCCGGGTCCGGGAAAAGCAAGCTGTCACAACTTGTGTTTGAGATGTTGATCGATAATGGGATAACATGCGAACGGGTTGAGATGGATGCCATACGAAAGCAGTATGTTCAAAATCCTGAATATACGGACAAAGAACGTGATTTTGTTTATGAAAAACTGGTTGATTTTGCAACAGAACGTGTGCAAAACGGAATCAATGTAGTCATAGATGCGACCGCCCATAAACGATCGTACCGGGAAACAGCGAGAAAAAAGATCAAACGGTTTATAGAGGTGATGGTCAGATGCCCTCTTTCAATCTGCATTAAAAGGGAATCTAAACGCGAGAAAGGTCTGGTGGCGGCACAAATGTATCGTCGGGCGCTGGAACGAAAAGAAAAAGGGGTTCAGTTCAAAGATCTGGGGCCTGTAATCGGAGTGGATGTCCTGTACGAAGAAAACCCGGAGGCTGAAATCATTATCGATAACGGCACGGGCACGGCTATGGATAATGCCCTTAAAGTTAAAGAGGCAATCAGACAATACATAACCGTTCACGGTTAA